The following proteins are encoded in a genomic region of Protaetiibacter sp. SSC-01:
- a CDS encoding NAD-dependent succinate-semialdehyde dehydrogenase yields the protein MISENELLAKVPTQLYIGGQWVDGAGSRTIDVNDPATGETIAKIADATPEDGIRALDAAVAAASEWAATPARTRGELLRAAWELLMERADEFALLMTLEMGKPLAEARGEVTYGGEFLRWFSEEAPRITGRYGPNPEGTGRMIVTQRPVGPCFFITPWNFPLAMATRKIAPALAAGCTVVVKPATLTPLTTLYFAKLLEEVGVPAGVVNVITTSTSNDVSEPIIRDPRLRKLSFTGSTPVGRKLLEQAAQGVLRTSMELGGNAPFIVFEDADLDKAVDAAMLAKFRNIGEACTAANRFLVHADVADEFTRRVTERVAAMKVGRGTEDGVSIGPLIDGKAVAKASELVADAVAKGAQVTTGGQAVDGPGTFYEPTVVAGVTPGSEILREEIFGPVLAISTFTDEADAVRRANDTEYGLVSYVFTRDLARGQRMIDQLETGMMGLNVGVVSNAAAPFGGVKQSGLGREGGFEGIHEYLDTKYTLTPMS from the coding sequence ATGATCTCGGAGAACGAGCTGCTGGCGAAGGTGCCGACGCAGCTGTACATCGGCGGACAGTGGGTCGACGGCGCGGGTTCGCGCACGATCGACGTGAACGACCCGGCGACGGGTGAGACGATCGCGAAGATCGCCGACGCGACCCCGGAGGACGGCATCCGCGCCCTCGACGCGGCCGTCGCCGCGGCATCCGAGTGGGCGGCCACCCCGGCGCGCACGCGCGGCGAGCTGCTGCGGGCTGCGTGGGAGCTGCTCATGGAGCGTGCCGACGAGTTCGCGCTGCTCATGACGCTCGAGATGGGCAAACCGCTCGCGGAGGCCCGCGGCGAGGTCACCTACGGCGGCGAGTTCCTGCGCTGGTTCTCGGAGGAGGCCCCGCGCATCACGGGCCGCTACGGGCCGAACCCCGAGGGCACCGGCCGCATGATCGTCACGCAGCGCCCCGTGGGGCCGTGCTTCTTCATCACGCCGTGGAATTTCCCGCTCGCGATGGCGACGCGCAAGATCGCGCCTGCCCTCGCGGCCGGCTGCACTGTCGTCGTGAAGCCCGCGACCCTCACGCCGCTCACGACGCTGTACTTCGCGAAGCTGCTCGAGGAGGTGGGCGTGCCCGCGGGCGTCGTCAACGTCATCACGACGTCGACGTCGAACGACGTGTCGGAGCCCATCATCCGCGACCCGCGCCTGCGCAAGCTCTCGTTCACGGGCTCGACTCCGGTGGGCCGCAAGCTGCTCGAGCAGGCCGCGCAGGGCGTGCTGCGCACCTCGATGGAGCTCGGCGGCAACGCGCCGTTCATCGTCTTCGAGGACGCCGACCTCGACAAGGCCGTCGACGCCGCGATGCTCGCGAAGTTCCGCAACATCGGCGAGGCCTGCACGGCCGCCAACCGCTTCCTCGTGCACGCGGATGTCGCAGACGAGTTCACCCGCCGCGTCACCGAGCGCGTCGCCGCGATGAAGGTCGGCCGCGGCACCGAGGACGGCGTCTCGATCGGACCGCTCATCGACGGGAAGGCCGTCGCGAAGGCGTCCGAGCTCGTCGCGGATGCCGTGGCGAAGGGCGCGCAGGTCACGACCGGTGGCCAGGCGGTCGACGGGCCGGGCACCTTCTACGAGCCGACCGTCGTGGCGGGGGTGACCCCGGGATCCGAGATCCTGCGCGAGGAGATCTTCGGGCCCGTGCTCGCGATCTCCACCTTCACCGACGAGGCGGATGCCGTGCGTCGCGCGAACGACACCGAGTACGGCCTCGTGTCGTATGTGTTCACGCGCGACCTCGCGCGCGGCCAGCGCATGATCGACCAGCTCGAGACCGGCATGATGGGCCTCAACGTGGGCGTCGTGTCGAACGCGGCGGCCCCGTTCGGCGGCGTCAAGCAGTCGGGCCTCGGCCGCGAGGGCGGCTTCGAGGGCATCCACGAGTACCTCGACACGAAGTACACGCTCACCCCGATGTCCTGA
- a CDS encoding alpha/beta hydrolase: MSALAAAVAAALLLTGCVSWFMPTRPSATSTPTGEDVPAELAPYYHQVLRWTGCGTGLQCAAATAPLDWADPAGDTIELALIRQPATGGKARGSLLVDPGGPGGSGVDFIRDSIDFATSETLQREFHVVGFDPRGVGASTPVQCTADDAELDDFIYGIVAGERGSDAWITAAEERNRQFGLGCLEHTGPLLEHVDTISAARDLDLLRAVLGDEKLSYIGYSYGTYLGARYAELYPDRAGRLVLDGAVDPSTTEFDVSLTQARGFEGALTAYLEDCLEREECPFGGTVEAARTRIAELLRQLDARPLAGRDGRRLGASTMFSAIILPLYNRGNWVYLDELFQETFDGGSDTAFFLADVYNDREAGGTYSSNGTESFIAINCLDYPSDGDRDTMRAQAAQLAEEAPVFGPWMAYGGAQCPQWPFASTVERGPISAPGSPDILVIGTTNDPATPYVWAQALASQLERGHLVTHRGEGHTAYGDSECVTEIADAYLVDGVVPAADPMC, from the coding sequence CATGCCGACGCGCCCGTCGGCCACCTCGACCCCGACGGGCGAGGACGTGCCGGCCGAGCTCGCGCCGTACTACCACCAGGTGCTGCGATGGACCGGATGCGGCACGGGCCTGCAGTGCGCCGCCGCGACCGCGCCGCTCGACTGGGCGGACCCTGCGGGCGACACGATCGAGCTCGCGCTCATCCGCCAGCCCGCGACCGGTGGCAAGGCGCGCGGCTCGCTGCTCGTCGACCCCGGCGGGCCGGGCGGCTCGGGCGTCGACTTCATCCGCGACTCCATCGACTTCGCGACGAGCGAGACCCTGCAGCGCGAGTTCCACGTCGTGGGCTTCGACCCGCGTGGTGTCGGCGCGTCCACGCCCGTGCAGTGCACCGCCGACGACGCAGAGCTCGACGACTTCATCTACGGCATCGTGGCGGGAGAGCGCGGCTCGGATGCGTGGATCACCGCCGCCGAGGAGCGCAACCGGCAGTTCGGGCTCGGGTGCCTCGAGCACACCGGACCGCTGCTCGAGCACGTCGACACGATCAGCGCAGCACGCGACCTCGACCTGCTGCGGGCGGTGCTCGGCGACGAGAAGCTCAGCTACATCGGGTACTCCTACGGCACCTACCTCGGGGCCCGCTACGCCGAGCTCTACCCCGACCGCGCGGGCCGGCTCGTGCTCGACGGGGCGGTCGACCCCTCGACGACCGAGTTCGACGTGAGCCTCACGCAGGCGCGGGGGTTCGAGGGCGCGCTCACGGCGTACCTCGAGGACTGCCTCGAGCGCGAGGAGTGTCCCTTTGGGGGCACCGTCGAGGCGGCGCGTACCCGCATCGCCGAGCTGCTGCGACAGCTCGACGCGCGACCCCTCGCGGGGCGCGACGGCCGACGGCTCGGGGCGAGCACGATGTTCAGCGCGATCATCCTGCCGCTCTACAACCGCGGCAACTGGGTGTACCTCGACGAGCTCTTCCAGGAGACCTTCGACGGCGGCAGCGACACCGCGTTCTTCCTCGCCGACGTCTACAACGACCGCGAGGCAGGCGGCACCTACTCGAGCAACGGCACCGAGTCGTTCATCGCCATCAACTGCCTCGACTACCCGAGCGACGGCGACCGCGACACGATGCGCGCGCAGGCTGCGCAGCTCGCGGAGGAGGCGCCCGTGTTCGGGCCGTGGATGGCGTACGGCGGCGCCCAGTGTCCGCAGTGGCCTTTCGCGTCGACCGTCGAGCGCGGGCCGATCAGCGCGCCGGGCTCGCCCGACATCCTCGTCATCGGCACGACCAACGACCCCGCGACCCCGTACGTGTGGGCGCAGGCGCTCGCCTCGCAGCTCGAACGCGGGCACCTCGTGACCCACCGCGGCGAGGGGCACACGGCCTACGGCGACAGCGAGTGCGTCACGGAGATCGCGGACGCGTACCTCGTCGACGGCGTCGTGCCGGCGGCCGACCCCATGTGCTGA
- a CDS encoding Gfo/Idh/MocA family protein: MSERLRWGILGTGLIARMFTTDLQLAGFTVTAVGSRSQEGADAFAAEFGLPRAHASYEALAADPEVDVIYVATPHPFHAENALLALEHGKHVLVEKPFTLNADEARRVVELGASKGLVVLEAMWTRWLPHMVRIREIMASGTLGEVRAVIADHDQKLPLDPEHRLQNPALGGGALLDLGIYPVSFAWDVFGAPSTVHAISSPTATGVDRQTAIILGFPGGEQAVLHTQLDARGPSTAVVIGTEARIEIDPVWYNATSFTVIDPQENVVERYDEKVPGRGMQFQAAELERLVAAGVTAGDILPPDETVGIMGTLDEVRRQIGLRYPGE, translated from the coding sequence ATGAGCGAACGACTGCGCTGGGGCATCCTCGGGACCGGGCTCATCGCCCGCATGTTCACCACCGACCTGCAGCTCGCCGGGTTCACGGTGACCGCTGTGGGCTCCCGATCGCAGGAGGGCGCCGACGCGTTCGCCGCCGAGTTCGGCCTGCCGCGGGCGCACGCGAGCTACGAGGCGCTCGCCGCCGACCCCGAGGTCGACGTCATCTACGTCGCGACGCCGCATCCGTTCCACGCCGAGAACGCGCTGCTCGCGCTGGAGCACGGCAAGCACGTGCTCGTCGAGAAGCCGTTCACCCTCAACGCGGATGAGGCCCGTCGCGTCGTCGAGCTGGGTGCGTCGAAGGGCCTCGTCGTGCTCGAGGCGATGTGGACCCGATGGCTGCCGCACATGGTGCGGATCCGCGAGATCATGGCATCCGGCACCCTCGGCGAGGTGCGCGCGGTCATCGCCGACCACGACCAGAAGCTGCCGCTCGACCCCGAGCACCGTCTGCAGAACCCGGCGCTCGGCGGCGGTGCCCTGCTCGACCTCGGCATCTACCCGGTGTCGTTCGCGTGGGACGTCTTCGGCGCGCCATCGACCGTGCACGCGATCTCGTCGCCCACCGCGACGGGTGTCGACCGTCAGACGGCGATCATCCTGGGCTTCCCCGGCGGGGAGCAGGCGGTGCTGCACACGCAGCTCGACGCCCGCGGCCCGTCGACGGCCGTCGTCATCGGCACCGAGGCGCGCATCGAGATCGACCCCGTCTGGTACAACGCGACGTCGTTCACCGTCATCGACCCGCAGGAGAACGTCGTCGAGCGCTACGACGAGAAGGTGCCCGGGCGCGGCATGCAGTTCCAGGCCGCGGAGCTCGAGCGCCTCGTCGCGGCGGGCGTCACGGCGGGCGACATCCTGCCCCCGGATGAGACGGTCGGCATCATGGGGACGCTCGACGAGGTGCGCCGGCAGATCGGGCTGCGCTACCCCGGCGAGTAG
- a CDS encoding isochorismatase family protein, whose protein sequence is MTRALLIIDVQNDFTEGGALGVEGGAAVAQGITAHLEANPDRYDVVIASRDWHNGDDDNGGHFAADAEPDYVDTWPRHCVAGTPGAEYHPALDTSLVDVHVRKGQGVPAYSIFEGTTDEGAAFSEELDRLGVTEVEVVGIATDYCVRASALDAIAAGRAVTVLSDLVAAVDPVTGAQALVEVEAAGGKVRSAR, encoded by the coding sequence ATGACCAGGGCCTTGCTCATCATCGATGTGCAGAACGACTTCACCGAGGGCGGCGCTCTCGGCGTCGAGGGCGGCGCGGCCGTCGCACAGGGCATCACCGCGCACCTCGAGGCGAACCCCGACCGCTACGACGTGGTCATCGCCTCCCGCGACTGGCACAACGGCGACGACGACAACGGCGGCCACTTCGCGGCGGATGCGGAGCCCGACTACGTCGACACCTGGCCGCGCCACTGCGTCGCCGGCACGCCCGGGGCCGAGTACCACCCCGCGCTCGACACCTCGCTCGTCGACGTGCACGTGCGCAAGGGGCAGGGCGTGCCCGCGTACTCGATCTTCGAGGGCACGACGGATGAGGGGGCGGCGTTCTCCGAGGAGCTCGACCGGCTGGGGGTGACGGAGGTCGAGGTCGTGGGCATCGCGACGGACTACTGCGTGCGCGCCTCGGCGCTCGACGCGATCGCCGCGGGACGCGCCGTGACCGTGCTGAGCGACCTCGTCGCCGCCGTCGACCCCGTGACGGGCGCTCAGGCGCTCGTCGAGGTCGAGGCCGCCGGCGGCAAGGTGCGGTCGGCCCGATGA
- a CDS encoding D-alanyl-D-alanine carboxypeptidase produces the protein MTDEQPISRRAAREAARGKGAPTTPPAVDADAAPAAAKTPGGIGALLRRHPVAWIVGASAVAFALLGTGAVFAGAAWASRDQRAAVSTPEPSAAPERPLPAELASATRLRTCSIAPQAADPRLGGLVGTVVRTDTGESLFDRSGAAPAPTSSAMKVLTAAAAISRLGPDFQVTTSVYEGSSPGTIVLVGRGDATLSALPAGQESFYPGAPKLQTLAETTIANYRAKYPDIPIARVVLDAGYWNANDRWDETWDRGELTRGTLSEVTALQVDGDRSDPRAAVSERSNDPVGRAGSAFIEALRDADVDGDIVAEDVTTIAGSAVGTTTLAEVKSQPIRNWISQMLLANDHTLAEMLARIVSRESDMGGSAASLQGAITGALLSWEIPSDGVTIRDGSGVSAGDAVPPQVMTALMRKVLGGEGGLDVVRGVLPVAGKSGTLVDRFTGDNTEGRDNVTGAAGSLSGASTLSGWFTAADGAQYAFSFTAVAEGLKASDARAALDTLTIAALRCGDNLSNN, from the coding sequence GTGACCGACGAGCAGCCGATCTCGCGCCGCGCTGCCCGCGAGGCCGCGCGTGGCAAGGGCGCCCCGACGACCCCTCCCGCGGTCGACGCGGATGCGGCGCCGGCCGCTGCGAAGACGCCCGGCGGCATCGGCGCACTCCTGCGCCGCCACCCCGTCGCGTGGATCGTCGGTGCGAGCGCCGTCGCGTTCGCGCTCCTCGGCACGGGCGCCGTGTTCGCGGGAGCCGCGTGGGCCTCGCGCGATCAGCGCGCCGCGGTCTCCACCCCCGAGCCCTCCGCCGCGCCGGAGCGTCCTCTGCCGGCGGAGCTCGCATCCGCCACCCGGCTGCGCACGTGCTCGATCGCCCCGCAGGCGGCCGACCCGCGTCTCGGCGGGCTCGTCGGCACGGTCGTGCGCACCGACACCGGCGAGTCGCTCTTCGACCGCAGCGGTGCCGCCCCGGCGCCCACGTCGTCGGCGATGAAGGTGCTCACGGCCGCCGCCGCCATCTCGCGGCTCGGTCCCGACTTCCAGGTCACGACGAGCGTCTACGAGGGCTCGAGCCCCGGCACGATCGTGCTCGTCGGCCGCGGGGACGCGACGCTGTCCGCCCTGCCCGCCGGCCAGGAGAGCTTCTACCCGGGTGCGCCCAAGCTGCAGACGCTCGCGGAGACGACGATCGCCAACTACCGCGCGAAGTACCCCGACATCCCCATCGCGCGCGTCGTGCTCGACGCGGGCTACTGGAACGCGAACGACCGCTGGGACGAGACGTGGGACCGCGGCGAGCTGACGCGCGGCACCCTCTCCGAGGTGACCGCACTGCAGGTCGACGGCGACCGCAGCGACCCGCGCGCCGCCGTGAGCGAGCGCTCGAACGACCCCGTCGGTCGCGCCGGCAGCGCCTTCATCGAGGCTCTGCGCGACGCCGACGTGGACGGCGATATCGTCGCCGAGGACGTCACGACCATCGCGGGGAGCGCGGTCGGCACGACGACGCTCGCGGAGGTGAAGTCGCAGCCGATCCGCAACTGGATCTCGCAGATGCTCCTCGCGAACGATCACACCCTCGCGGAGATGCTCGCGCGCATCGTGTCGCGCGAGTCCGACATGGGCGGCAGCGCCGCGTCGCTGCAGGGGGCGATCACGGGAGCCCTCCTCTCGTGGGAGATCCCGAGCGACGGCGTCACCATCCGCGACGGGTCCGGTGTCTCGGCGGGCGACGCCGTGCCCCCGCAGGTGATGACCGCGCTCATGCGCAAGGTGCTCGGCGGCGAGGGGGGCCTCGACGTCGTGCGGGGCGTGCTGCCCGTCGCCGGCAAGTCGGGCACTCTCGTCGACCGCTTCACGGGCGACAACACCGAGGGCCGCGACAACGTCACGGGTGCCGCCGGCAGCCTCTCGGGCGCGTCGACGCTGTCCGGATGGTTCACCGCCGCCGACGGCGCGCAGTACGCGTTCTCCTTCACGGCCGTCGCCGAGGGCCTCAAGGCGAGCGACGCGCGCGCCGCGCTCGACACCCTCACCATCGCCGCGCTCCGCTGCGGCGACAACCTCTCCAACAACTGA
- a CDS encoding MMPL family transporter has translation MSRRAASETTTTASAPASATAERPRRSGLARTLRVVLPSLLILGWLAAAGVGGPYFGKIGEVSSNDQSDYLPASADATRVAELQGEFLGADEIPAILVFQREGGLEAGDEEFIAEVLEEMAELPSVGELSPAIPSDDGEAVEVFVPIDAEGELKESVGEVRELIAEAPDGLTAAVTGPAGFSADLVAAFAGIDGLLLIVALGAVFVILLLVYRSPLLPVLVLGTSVFALAAAILVVWWLAKAGVVQINGQVQGILFILVIGAATDYSLLYVSRFREALREHADRWDATKAAVKGSIEPILASGGTVIAGLLCLLFSDLNSNKALGPVGSLGIVFAMLGALTLLPALLFATNRAAFWPFRPKVGTQESESRLWAGVGRLVSRRPRTVWIASTLVLLVAALGVTQLKADGVAQSDLILSESQARDGQELLGEHFPGGSGSPAVIVGSEDELTELADAALALDGVESVVAVSDNSPNGTMPVGTDAEPFPFPTLVALEPTVVDGQVMLQATLADAADSDAAQQTVRELREAIKDVDPDAIVGGVTATAVDTNDTSIHDRNLIIPIILVVIFLILMLLLRSIVAPLLLIGTVIVSFAAALGVSALVFNGFFGFPGADPAVPLYAFVFLVALGVDYNIFLMTRVREESAAIGTRPGIIKGLVVTGGVITSAGIVLAATFAALGVIPILFLAQIAFIVAFGVLVDTIIVRSLLVPAAAYDIGRAIWWPSKLARAEQLPR, from the coding sequence ATGAGCCGCCGCGCCGCATCCGAGACCACCACCACCGCATCCGCCCCCGCATCCGCCACCGCCGAGCGACCGCGTCGCTCCGGCCTCGCCCGCACGCTGCGGGTCGTGCTCCCCTCGCTGCTCATCCTCGGCTGGCTCGCCGCCGCGGGTGTCGGCGGCCCCTACTTCGGCAAGATCGGCGAGGTCTCGTCGAACGACCAGTCCGACTACCTGCCCGCGAGCGCCGACGCCACGCGCGTCGCCGAACTGCAGGGGGAGTTCCTCGGCGCCGACGAGATCCCCGCGATCCTCGTCTTCCAGCGCGAGGGCGGGCTCGAGGCGGGCGACGAGGAGTTCATCGCCGAGGTGCTCGAGGAGATGGCCGAGCTGCCGTCCGTCGGCGAGCTGAGCCCCGCCATCCCGTCGGACGACGGCGAGGCGGTCGAGGTGTTCGTGCCGATCGACGCCGAGGGCGAACTCAAGGAGTCGGTCGGCGAGGTGCGCGAGCTCATCGCCGAGGCACCCGACGGGCTCACCGCGGCCGTCACCGGCCCGGCCGGCTTCTCCGCCGACCTCGTCGCCGCGTTCGCCGGCATCGACGGCCTGTTGCTGATCGTGGCGCTCGGCGCCGTGTTCGTCATCCTGCTGCTCGTCTACCGCTCTCCGCTGCTGCCCGTGCTCGTGCTCGGCACCTCGGTGTTCGCGCTCGCCGCGGCGATCCTCGTCGTGTGGTGGCTCGCGAAGGCGGGCGTCGTGCAGATCAACGGGCAGGTGCAGGGCATCCTGTTCATCCTCGTGATCGGCGCCGCGACCGACTACTCGCTGCTCTACGTCTCGCGCTTCCGCGAGGCGCTGCGCGAGCACGCCGACCGGTGGGACGCCACGAAGGCGGCCGTCAAGGGCTCGATCGAGCCGATCCTCGCATCCGGGGGCACCGTGATCGCGGGCCTCCTGTGCCTGCTGTTCAGCGACCTCAACTCGAACAAGGCGCTCGGCCCGGTCGGCTCGCTCGGCATCGTGTTCGCGATGCTCGGCGCGCTGACGCTGCTGCCCGCGCTGCTGTTCGCGACGAACCGGGCCGCGTTCTGGCCGTTCCGCCCGAAGGTCGGCACGCAGGAGTCGGAGTCGCGTCTGTGGGCGGGCGTCGGGCGCCTCGTCTCGCGCCGCCCCCGCACGGTGTGGATCGCATCGACGCTCGTGCTGCTCGTCGCGGCGCTCGGTGTCACGCAGCTCAAGGCCGACGGCGTCGCGCAGTCCGACCTCATCCTGAGCGAGTCGCAGGCCCGCGACGGCCAGGAGCTGCTCGGCGAGCACTTCCCGGGCGGCTCCGGCAGCCCCGCCGTCATCGTCGGCTCCGAGGACGAGCTGACCGAGCTCGCGGATGCCGCCCTCGCCCTCGACGGGGTCGAGTCGGTCGTCGCTGTCTCCGACAACTCTCCCAACGGCACGATGCCCGTGGGCACCGACGCGGAGCCCTTCCCGTTCCCGACGCTCGTGGCGCTCGAGCCGACCGTCGTCGACGGTCAGGTCATGCTGCAGGCGACGCTCGCCGACGCGGCCGACTCGGATGCGGCGCAGCAGACCGTGCGCGAGCTCCGCGAGGCGATCAAGGACGTCGACCCGGACGCGATCGTCGGTGGCGTCACGGCCACCGCGGTCGACACGAACGACACGTCGATCCACGACCGCAACCTGATCATCCCGATCATCCTCGTCGTGATCTTCCTCATCCTCATGCTGCTGCTGCGCTCGATCGTGGCGCCGCTGCTGCTCATCGGAACCGTCATCGTGTCGTTCGCGGCGGCGCTCGGCGTCTCGGCGCTCGTGTTCAACGGGTTCTTCGGGTTCCCGGGGGCCGACCCGGCGGTGCCGCTGTATGCGTTCGTGTTCCTCGTGGCGCTCGGGGTGGACTACAACATCTTCCTCATGACGCGCGTGCGCGAGGAGAGCGCGGCGATCGGCACGCGACCCGGCATCATCAAGGGCCTCGTCGTGACGGGTGGCGTCATCACCTCGGCGGGCATCGTGCTCGCGGCGACCTTCGCGGCCCTCGGCGTCATCCCGATCCTCTTCCTCGCGCAGATCGCGTTCATCGTCGCCTTCGGCGTTCTCGTCGACACGATCATCGTGCGCTCGCTGCTCGTGCCGGCGGCGGCCTACGACATCGGCCGCGCGATCTGGTGGCCCTCCAAGCTCGCGCGGGCGGAGCAGCTGCCCCGCTGA